One window of Fusobacterium polymorphum genomic DNA carries:
- a CDS encoding ABC transporter substrate-binding protein, with translation MKKFIKFLLMSISVIFMFVACGGSDKEKTEATPEAQGSNELVIYSPNADDEVNKIIPAFEKATGIKVILQSMGSGDVLARISAEKENPQADINWGAISMGVLATTPDLWESYTSENEKNVPDAYKNTTGFFTNYKLDGSAALLVNKDVFAKLGLDPEKFTGYKDLLWPELKGKIAMGDPTASSSAIAELTNMLLVMGEKPYDEKAWEFVEKFVGQLDGTILSSSSQIYKATADGEYAVGVTYENPAVTLLQDGATNLKLVYPDEGAVWLPGAAAIVKNAPHMENAKKFIDFLISDEGQKIVAETSTRPVNTAIKNTSEFIKPFDEIKVAYEDIPYCAEHRKEWQERWTNILTK, from the coding sequence ATGAAAAAATTTATTAAATTTTTATTGATGTCAATTAGTGTTATTTTTATGTTTGTTGCTTGTGGCGGTTCAGATAAAGAAAAAACAGAAGCAACACCTGAAGCTCAAGGATCAAATGAGTTAGTAATTTATTCACCAAATGCTGATGATGAAGTAAATAAAATAATTCCAGCTTTTGAAAAAGCTACTGGAATAAAAGTTATTTTACAATCAATGGGAAGTGGAGATGTTCTTGCTAGAATTTCTGCTGAAAAAGAAAATCCTCAAGCAGATATTAACTGGGGAGCTATAAGTATGGGTGTTCTTGCAACTACTCCTGATTTATGGGAAAGTTACACTTCTGAAAATGAAAAGAATGTGCCTGATGCTTATAAAAATACTACTGGTTTCTTCACAAACTATAAACTAGATGGTAGTGCAGCATTACTTGTAAATAAAGATGTATTTGCAAAATTAGGACTAGACCCTGAAAAATTTACTGGATATAAAGATTTATTATGGCCAGAATTAAAAGGAAAAATTGCAATGGGAGACCCAACAGCAAGTAGTAGTGCTATAGCAGAACTTACAAATATGTTACTTGTTATGGGAGAAAAACCTTATGATGAAAAAGCTTGGGAATTTGTTGAAAAATTTGTTGGACAATTAGATGGAACAATTTTATCTTCATCTTCTCAAATATATAAAGCTACTGCAGATGGGGAATATGCAGTTGGAGTTACTTATGAAAATCCAGCAGTAACATTACTTCAAGATGGAGCAACAAACTTAAAACTTGTTTATCCAGATGAAGGAGCAGTATGGTTACCAGGAGCTGCTGCAATAGTTAAAAATGCACCTCATATGGAAAATGCTAAAAAGTTTATAGATTTCTTAATTTCAGATGAAGGACAAAAAATCGTTGCTGAAACTTCAACAAGACCAGTAAATACAGCTATAAAAAATACAAGTGAATTTATAAAACCATTTGATGAAATTAAAGTTGCCTATGAAGACATTCCTTACTGTGCAGAACATAGAAAAGAATGGCAAGAAAGATGGACTAATATATTAACAAAATAG
- a CDS encoding N-acetylmannosamine-6-phosphate 2-epimerase, translated as MDNKKILELIKGKLIVSCQALENEPLYTEEGNIMPLMAKAAVQSGAAGIRANGVRDISQIKKVVDVPIIGIIKKNYPNTEAYITPSIDEVDQLVKIGCEIIAVDCTKNTRKDLLTAVEYIKLIKKKYPNQLLMADISNLEEAINASKAGVNLVGTTLNGYVKGSVIKEEPDYELVKEISETCKIPVIAEGRIHYPYQAKKMFEEGAYSIVVGGAITRPQEITKRFVEAIEK; from the coding sequence ATGGATAATAAAAAAATTTTAGAGCTTATAAAGGGAAAGTTGATTGTTTCATGTCAAGCTTTAGAAAATGAGCCTTTGTATACAGAAGAAGGGAATATAATGCCTTTAATGGCAAAAGCAGCTGTACAATCTGGTGCAGCTGGAATTAGAGCAAATGGAGTTAGGGATATAAGTCAAATTAAAAAAGTTGTAGATGTTCCTATTATTGGAATAATAAAAAAAAATTATCCTAATACAGAAGCTTATATAACACCTTCTATTGATGAAGTTGACCAACTTGTAAAAATAGGTTGTGAAATAATTGCAGTTGATTGTACAAAAAATACAAGAAAAGACTTATTAACAGCAGTTGAGTATATAAAATTGATAAAGAAAAAATATCCAAATCAATTATTAATGGCAGATATTTCAAATTTAGAAGAAGCTATAAATGCCTCTAAAGCAGGAGTAAATTTAGTAGGAACTACCTTAAATGGCTATGTAAAAGGAAGCGTAATAAAAGAAGAACCTGATTATGAATTAGTGAAAGAAATAAGTGAAACTTGTAAAATTCCTGTAATAGCTGAAGGAAGAATACACTATCCTTATCAAGCTAAAAAAATGTTTGAGGAAGGTGCTTATTCTATTGTTGTAGGTGGTGCAATAACAAGACCTCAGGAAATAACTAAAAGATTTGTAGAAGCAATTGAAAAATAG
- a CDS encoding extracellular solute-binding protein gives MKKFIKFLLVSISIIFMFVACGGSDKEKTEAVPEAQKSNELVIYSPNADDEVNKIIPAFEEATGIKVVLQSMGTGDVLARIAAEKENPQADINWGAINLGIYQNSPELWENYTSENEKNVPDAYKNTTGFFTNYKLSGSAALLLNIDVFNKLGLDPEKFTGYKDLLLPELKGKIAMGDPTASSSAMAELTNMLLVMGEKPYDEKAWEFVEKFVGQLNGTILSSSSQIYKATVDGEYAVGVSYEDPCVSLLEDGATNVKLVYPEEGAVWLPGGVAIVKNAPNMENAKKFIDFLISNEGQKLIAETTTRPVDTSVKNVSKFVKPFDEIKVAYEDIPYAAEHRKEWQERWTNILTK, from the coding sequence ATGAAAAAATTTATTAAATTTTTATTAGTGTCAATTAGTATTATTTTTATGTTTGTTGCTTGTGGTGGTTCAGATAAAGAAAAAACAGAAGCAGTGCCTGAAGCTCAAAAATCAAATGAGTTAGTAATTTATTCACCAAACGCTGATGATGAAGTAAATAAAATAATTCCAGCTTTTGAAGAAGCTACTGGAATAAAAGTCGTTTTACAATCAATGGGAACAGGAGATGTTCTTGCTAGAATAGCAGCTGAAAAAGAAAATCCTCAAGCTGATATTAACTGGGGAGCTATTAATTTAGGAATATATCAAAATAGTCCTGAATTATGGGAAAACTATACTTCTGAAAATGAAAAGAATGTTCCTGATGCTTATAAAAATACTACTGGTTTCTTCACAAACTATAAATTATCAGGAAGTGCAGCTCTTTTATTGAATATAGATGTATTTAATAAATTGGGTCTAGATCCTGAAAAATTTACTGGATATAAAGATTTATTACTACCTGAATTAAAAGGAAAAATTGCAATGGGAGATCCAACAGCAAGTAGTAGTGCTATGGCTGAACTTACAAATATGTTGCTTGTTATGGGGGAAAAACCTTATGATGAAAAAGCTTGGGAGTTTGTTGAAAAATTTGTTGGACAATTAAATGGAACAATTTTATCTTCATCATCTCAAATATATAAAGCTACTGTTGATGGAGAATATGCAGTTGGTGTATCTTATGAAGATCCTTGTGTAAGCTTACTTGAAGATGGAGCAACAAATGTAAAGCTTGTTTATCCAGAAGAAGGAGCTGTATGGTTACCAGGTGGAGTTGCAATAGTTAAGAATGCACCTAATATGGAAAATGCTAAAAAATTTATTGACTTCTTAATTTCAAATGAAGGACAAAAATTAATAGCAGAAACAACTACAAGACCAGTTGATACTTCTGTAAAAAATGTAAGTAAATTTGTAAAACCATTTGATGAAATTAAAGTTGCTTATGAAGATATTCCTTATGCAGCTGAACATAGAAAAGAATGGCAAGAAAGATGGACTAATATATTAACAAAATAG